The Triticum dicoccoides isolate Atlit2015 ecotype Zavitan chromosome 6A, WEW_v2.0, whole genome shotgun sequence genome has a window encoding:
- the LOC119316488 gene encoding uncharacterized protein LOC119316488 gives MATTLSLSSPLFLATPPRARHVVSAGPSWSTANLPCKGHFAGMRRQGRKQHRSTPIVSLFGRKTAKKTTRETVVPDPDYRLPIAILGISGVFAYADNLLAAAPVGLLGLLLLFQTTRVRFVFDDDSLEVKVGNQLQESGENVFVGGKNRWKYSTFVNWELWWPQFPILVYFKETQTKPEGQIHFFPVIFNGRQLYDIMVERAGSSETSGPGP, from the exons ATGGCGACCACTCTCTCGTtatcttctcccctcttcctcgccACTCCGCCCAGAG CTAGACATGTGGTTTCAGCTGGTCCATCATGGAGCACTGCAAATCTACCATGCAAGGGGCATTTTGCTGGTATGAGGAGACAGGGCCGGAAGCAACACCGAAGCACACCAATAGTATCTCTG TTTGGGAGAAAGACCGCGAAGAAGACCACCAGAGAAACGGTCGTCCCGGACCCAGACTATCGGTTACCGATCGCTATACTTG GGATATCTGGTGTGTTTGCATATGCAGACAATCTTCTTGCCGCTGCACCTGTAGGCCTACTGGGGCTGCTTCTCTTGTTTCAG ACTACTAGAGTTAggttcgtctttgatgatgattccCTG GAAGTGAAAGTGGGCAATCAGCTGCAGGAGTCAGGCGAAAACGTGTTTGTTGGTGGCAAGAACCGTTGGAA GTACTCAACATTTGTGAACTGGGAACTATGGTGGCCGCAATTTCCTATCCTAGTTTACTTCAAAGAGACCCAAACAAAACCCGAAGGCCAAATTCATTTCTTCCCAGTGATTTTC AACGGCCGACAACTCTATGATATCATGGTGGAGCGCGCTGGATCATCGGAAACAAGTGGGCCTGGTCCTTGA
- the LOC119316489 gene encoding citrate synthase 4, mitochondrial-like translates to MAFFRGLAAVSRLRSRMGQDATTLGGVRWLQMQSASDLDLRSQLQEMIPEQQDRLKKLKSEHGKVQLGNITVDMVLGGMRGMTGMLWETSLLDPEEGIRFRGLSIPECQKVLPAAVKDGEPLPEGLLWLLLTGKVPTKEQVDALSKELLSRSIVPGYVYKAIDALPVTAHPMTQFTTGVMALQVESEFQKAYDKGMPKTKFWEPTYEDCLNLIARLPQVASYVYRRIFKDGKAIAADNTLDYAANFSHMLGFDDPKMLELMRLYITIHTDHEGGNVSAHTGHLVGSALSDPYLSFAAALNGLAGPLHGLANQEVLLWIKSVMEETGSNITTDQLKEYVWKTLKSGKVVPGYGHGVLRNTDPRYSCQREFALKYLPEDPLFQLVSKLYEVVPPILTELGKVKNPWPNVDAHSGVLLNHFGLTEARYYTVLFGVSRSIGIGSQLIWDRALGLPLERPKSVTMEWLENHCKKVAA, encoded by the exons ATGGCGTTCTTCCGGGGCCTCGCCGCGGTCTCGAGGCTGCGATCCCGTATG GGGCAGGATGCCACCACGCTTGGTGGTGTGAGATGGCTGCAGATGCAGAGCGCTTCCGATCTC GATCTTAGGTCCCAGCTGCAGGAAATGATTCCGGAGCAACAG GACCGCTTGAAGAAACTAAAGTCAGAGCATGGAAAGGTCCAGCTTGGAAACATAACTGTGGACATG GTCCTTGGTGGGATGAGAGGGATGACTGGAATGCTCTGGGAAACATCTTTACTTGACCCGGAGGAG GGTATTCGATTTAGAGGTCTCTCTATTCCAGAGTGCCAGAAAGTACTGCCGGCTGCAGTTAAAGATGGAGAACCTTTACCTGAGGGTCTCCTTTGGCTTCTTTTGACCGGAAAG GTGCCAACCAAGGAGCAAGTTGATGCTCTATCAAAGGAGTTGCTTAGCCGTTCGATTGTTCCAG GTTATGTCTATAAGGCGATAGATGCTCTCCCTGTTACTGCTCATCCAATGACACAGTTTACCACAGGAGTGATGGCACTCCAA GTTGAGAGTGAATTTCAAAAGGCTTACGACAAGGGAATGCCCAAAACAAA GTTCTGGGAGCCTACATACGAAGATTGCTTAAATTTGATTGCTCGGCTTCCACAAGTGGCTTCATATGTTTACCGGAG GATTTTCAAGGATGGGAAAGCTATTGCAGCTGATAATACACTGGACTACGCAGCGAATTTTTCacacatgcttggttttgatgacccaAAAATGCTGGAGTTGATGCGCCTATACATAACAATTCACAC TGATCATGAAGGCGGGAATGTCAGTGCTCATACAGGGCATCTG GTTGGAAGTGCTCTGTCAGATCCCTACCTTTCTTTTGCAGCGGCACTAAACGGTTTGGCTGGGCCACTGCACGGCCTGGCTAATCAG gaagtgttgctatggatcAAATCTGTAATGGAAGAAACCGGGAGTAACATTACAACCGACCAGCTTAAGGAATATGTATGGAAGACACTGAAGAGTGGAAAG GTTGTTCCTGGCTATGGTCATGGAGTTCTTCGTAATACAGATCCACGATACTCGTGCCAAAGGGAGTTTGCGTTGAAATATTTACCAGAGGACCCACTTTTCCAACTG GTCTCCAAGTTGTATGAAGTTGTACCTCCGATCCTCACCGAGTTAGGCAAG GTGAAAAACCCATGGCCCAATGTCGATGCTCACAGTGGAGTGTTGCTCAACCACTTCGGATTAACTGAAGCACG GTATTACACTGTCTTGTTCGGTGTCTCAAGGAGCATAGGAATTGGATCTCAG CTCATCTGGGACCGTGCCCTTGGCCTACCGCTTGAAAGACCGAAGAGTGTCACCATGGAGTGGCTGGAAAACCACTGCAAGAAGGTTGCGGCTTGA